A genomic region of Octadecabacter antarcticus 307 contains the following coding sequences:
- a CDS encoding recombinase family protein encodes MVAGTQINALAVAGAGKLFADKFSGSKKERPELDKMSDQLCDGDVVTVTRYDRLARSLKDLLEIVEIINKQDSCFRSLVEDIDTTTSAGHLVFHVFASIAQFER; translated from the coding sequence GTGGTCGCAGGTACCCAGATCAACGCACTAGCAGTTGCAGGAGCTGGCAAGTTATTTGCTGATAAGTTCAGTGGATCGAAGAAGGAACGGCCTGAATTGGACAAGATGTCGGACCAGCTCTGTGACGGCGATGTTGTGACCGTTACTAGATACGACAGATTGGCTCGGTCTCTAAAAGACCTCTTGGAAATTGTAGAGATTATCAACAAGCAAGATTCCTGCTTCCGCTCTTTGGTTGAGGACATCGACACAACGACCTCGGCAGGACATCTCGTGTTTCACGTCTTTGCGTCTATCGCCCAGTTTGAGCGATAG